atcatcATAGACCACCCTcatttggtttccatgtgccatgtattttttcaacaagcatttctcaacggctggccatgccttccgcctggccactcctacctcggccaacagctccggcccccccgcagctcctcgcccaagcctctccaggttctcctttacccaaatccagataacagatgttctgaaagagctgcaaaacctggacctgtataaatcagctgggcttgacaatctggaccctctatttctgaaactatccgccgccattgtcgcaacccctattaccagcctgttcaacctctctttcatattgtctgagatccccaaggattggaacgctgctgcagtcatccccctcttcaaagggggagacaccctggacccaaactgttacagacctatatccattctgccctgcctatctaaggtcttcgaaagccaagtcaacaaacaggtcactgaccatctcgaatcccaccgtaccttctccgctatgcaatctggtttccgagccggtcacgggtgcacctcagccacactcaaggtactaaacgacatcataaccgccatcgataaaagacagtattgtgcagccgtcttcatcgaccttgccaaggctttcgactctgtcaatcaccagattcttatcggcagactcagtagcctcggttttcggatgactgccttgcctggttcaccaattactttgcagacagagttcagtgtgtcaaatcggagggcatgctgtccggtcctctggcagtctctatggggtgccacagggttcaattctcgggccgactcttttctctgtatatatcaatgatgttggtcttgctgcgggcgattccctgatccacctctacgcagatgacaccattctatatactttcggcccgtcattggacactgtgctatctaacctccaaacgagattcaatgccatacaacactccttccgtggcctccaactgctcttaaacgctagtaaaaccaaatgcatgcttttcaaccattcgctgcctgcccccgcatgcccgactagcatcaccacactggatggttccgaccttgaatatgtggacacctataagtacctaggtgtctggctagactgcaaactctccttccagacccatatcaaacatctccaatcgaaaatcaaatcaagagtcggctttctattccgcaacaaagcctccttcactcacgctgccaagcttacctagtaaaactgactatcctaccgatcctcgacttcggcgatgtcatctacaaaatcgcttccaacactctactcagcaaactggatgcagtttatcacagtgccatccgttttgtcactaaagcaccttatactacccaccactgtgacttgtatgctctagtcggctggccctcgctacatattcgtcgccagacccactggctccaggtcatctacaaggccatgctaggtaaagctccaccttatctcagttcactggtcacgatggcaacacccatccgtagcacgcgctccagcaggtgtatctcactgatcatccctaaagccaacacctcattcgccgcctttcgttccagtactctgctgcctgtgactggaatgaattgcaaaaaatcgctgaagttggagacttttatctccctcaccaacttcaaacatcagctatctgagcagctaaccgatcgctgcagctgtaaataatctattggtaaatagcccacccattttcacctacctaatccccacagtttttatttatttacttttctgctcttttgcacaccaatatctctacctgtacatgatcatctgatcatttatcactccagtgttaatctgcaatattgtaattattcccctacctcctcatgccttttgcacacattgtatatagactcccctttttttctactgtgttattgacttgttaattgtttactccatgtgtaactctgtgttgtctgttcacactgctatgctttatcttggccaggtcgcagttgcaaatgataacttgttctcaactagcctacctggttaaataaaggtgaaataaaaataaaataaaaaatccacagattgtgagctaaAGACGAAAACCTTTCCTACGAGtattattacattatttattgactgactgTGGCTTTCCAAAGTGCATGTTGTGTTTGTATGCCCGATATATATAGCATTCTGTTGGTGGCAATCATTTTTCAGTATTCACACACATAGCCCTTCTGTAGGATCTATATGGCTTTGTCTAATAAGGAGGTCACTTCCCCAACAAGAGATAACTTCAGTTAAATGTATGTGAATATAAAGGACGCCTGGTTATCCCTTTACTGTTATTGTGCTTAGACAGTCCATACATCATCTATGTCCCAGTCCTTTCTCACCACCTGAGAGTAAACTGTGTCTTCCCTTAAAGAATGCTGTTGTCCCACTGCCACTGCAGAGTAGGTGACATCCTCAGCTGGCTTGACATCTGCATCTTTCTGGTCTTCTCCAGATGGGTCGTGTGCTTTCCTCTTGTCAATGTTGAATCTGACGATCTCAGAATAAACCAGGTCCTGGGGAATgacaaagggagggagagggtgagatagaTGAGGATCACTGAATGATTACAAATATAATGTGATTAGCTAAAATCTTAGGCTGGAATTCAGTCAAACGCAGAGCGAAAAACAGGTTTTCAACAAAAGAACTCACCtcctgtcttcctgtcctgtCTGCATTGACCACCAGGCTGCTTGCATCTGAAAAACAACCACAGCGGGTCTTACAGAAAGCAGAAATCCAGGACAGGTCTAACTGAGCAGAAGGGGAACTTGAGTCGTGTGGTTGCTACTCACCAATGCTGACAGAGGGGTTGAATAAAGCCTTGTGCCTAGTTAGAGAGAATAATATAAATACATTCACTGGTAAAACACAAGATTCAGTTCCTCTGCACTTGTAATGTCTGATGATACATTGCATGCCATtgagatacatacagtatatgttcATTATGTTCTGGAACTATGTGTTACAGACAGCGTACACACACCTCTTCCTGGCAATGATGAGGTAAGCTGTGGCTGTCACGACAGCTGTTACCAGGAGGGCTGCGGTAACAATTCCCACAACCTCGCCAGATGATGGAGGTGGAATCTGATCTGGGAAGGAAACAAAACCCCTGTAACCTCTTTGACCTCTGATACAGCTGCATGTCAGATTGAATCCTACAGTATCTACAGGAAAACTATTGTCACTAATCAATGTTAATATTTCAATCATTTAATGAGATCCTTTCTTTTCTTCCCTATATTAAGAGTTCCagagggttgagtggagctgaaggatgggactaaaaacaaacacaatataactattgtaaaatatactgtgtccgtaaaatgtatatagtatgtagaagcctaagtgttgttgcccattagtttactccaaatagggagagatggaatggTTAGGGGAAAATGACATATAAAAATAGATATATATTGGAAATGATGGAAATGATgcatacaattacattgatggaagccacaatctatctgcaatattaaagatgAACTTCCAGACTTACTCAGTACAGTGAGGATGGTTGTTCTCTCAAATGAGCCACTGGGGAAGACTGTCAGGAGACAGATGTATTTCCCTGCATCAGTCATCTCCACATCTTTTATAGTAATAGAGGAATCACCGGCGGAAGCTCCAGCGAACTCCAACCTCCCTTTTAGAGGTGACCCAGAAATGTTTTGCCCTAAGTTAGGGTTAAAGACAGCTATGGAAAACTTTTTAGTATCTGACATCTCCCACTGCCACTCAGCCTGAATGAGAGTGCCCTGGAGCAACTTACAACGCAGTGTGACATCATTACCCTGGTACCCTGTCACCTGTGGTTCAACACTGACCTGAGCTTCCAACACTACTGGAGATGGAGACCGAAGAAGAgcgaggaatggagagagagagagaggattacgAACCATTTTAAAAAACAGAATCATACAGTTGTTCATTATTGGTTTTTAGCTTCTGTTTTCCCCTCTAGTCTGAGTCGTGTTAATTTGGGACCGAAATATCAACATTTTTGAAACTGAGAACTAAAATTAGTATTCCTTTTTGGACAAGTTCAGATGGTAACTCCCTGTTTTCTTCATATCTACTGAACAAAATTCCAGGTTAACAGGACCTTCTCTATTTTCCCTCCAGGTTAAAAGGGCCTTCTCTATAAGAGAATAAAGTTACAAATAAAAATGTCTTACCTGAAGAGAGGCCAATGTGTGCCAGCAGCAAAACGGCAGACAGTCTGCATTTTTCCATAGCACTCCTGCTACAAATGTGATCTGTGTAATCTATGGTCTACACACGGTCAAAACACTGTGATCTGTGTAATCTATGGTCTACACACGGTCAAAACACTGTGATCTGTGTAATCTATGGTCTACACACGGTCAAAACACTGTGATCTGTGTAATCTATGGTCTGCACACGGTCAAAATACCCTCAAATGGTTGTAAAGTAAATGAACTGAAGCATCAATCAGGAACTGAGCATAGACGGTGGAAAAGACTACTTGTCTAATGTGGGTTAACAAACCGCTACAGATAGAGAAGTGAAAATATAGGAAGCATATGTCGTACTTCCTCCCATGAGTTTGGTAAACTGTTTGAAACGGTTTCTGGTTATCTGGACCTTTTTTCTTTTTAGACTGTGGTCAGTATGACTACTGGTGATTTGCCGACATATGGCAAGTCAGGAGTATTCTTTGATTGTCTGAAGATGATCCCTTGCCCCATGTTTAAAACACTTTTGTGCGAGCGTGTGCACGTACTGCATGTGCGAGCGTGTGCACGTACTGCATGTGCGAGCGTGTGCACGTACTGCATGTGCGAGCGTGTGCACGTACTGCATGTGCGAGCGTGTGCACGTACTGCATGTGCGAGCGTGTGCACGTACTGCATGTGCGAGCGTGTGCACGTACCGCATGTGCGTGCATGCAGGTGTGTAGGAAGGGTTATATTTGGATTGCTTCTCACTCAGATGACAATCAGCGTTACAAGCACTGCTATCACAATCCTAGTAACAGACCCCACTGACAACATTACTGATGATGGTTCTGAAAACACAATACAGCCTGGTTACACACACAGCCTTGATTTCCCACACCATCTCTTGTTCTTTAGGGTATTTTACGGCATGGATTACTAGACAGGAGCATTACAGAATGATAAATGCATAATAAATAACATTTGTTTGATAGGATAACTCACATTACCCTTGGGAGTTACTGACACCCAGCACAGTGACGGTGGGTGTGTCTTTAAGTGTGCCACTGATGGAGCCTGCCCATTTAAAGGTGCATTTCCCATCATCTCCACATATTTTATAGTGATGGAGCCTCTGAAAGCATTAGCAAACTCCACCCTCCCTTCTAGTGGCGACTCAGGAATGTAAGACTTGTCTAACAAAGCTATGGGAACCGATAAGTCATACATGGAGCAGGTTCAGTTCATGAGACGAATACAACATTTAACACCATTCTTTTATTGGAATTTCAGTTAATATTTCAcatactatatagtgcacttcttttggccAGAGCCACAT
The sequence above is a segment of the Oncorhynchus gorbuscha isolate QuinsamMale2020 ecotype Even-year unplaced genomic scaffold, OgorEven_v1.0 Un_scaffold_3050, whole genome shotgun sequence genome. Coding sequences within it:
- the LOC124027259 gene encoding T-cell immunoreceptor with Ig and ITIM domains-like isoform X1, producing MEKCRLSAVLLLAHIGLSSVVLEAQVSVEPQVTGYQGNDVTLRCKLLQGTLIQAEWQWEMSDTKKFSIAVFNPNLGQNISGSPLKGRLEFAGASAGDSSITIKDVEMTDAGKYICLLTVFPSGSFERTTILTVLNQIPPPSSGEVVGIVTAALLVTAVVTATAYLIIARKRHKALFNPSVSIDASSLVVNADRTGRQEDLVYSEIVRFNIDKRKAHDPSGEDQKDADVKPAEDVTYSAVAVGQQHSLREDTVYSQVVRKDWDIDDVWTV
- the LOC124027259 gene encoding T-cell immunoreceptor with Ig and ITIM domains-like isoform X2, giving the protein MEKCRLSAVLLLAHIGLSSVLEAQVSVEPQVTGYQGNDVTLRCKLLQGTLIQAEWQWEMSDTKKFSIAVFNPNLGQNISGSPLKGRLEFAGASAGDSSITIKDVEMTDAGKYICLLTVFPSGSFERTTILTVLNQIPPPSSGEVVGIVTAALLVTAVVTATAYLIIARKRHKALFNPSVSIDASSLVVNADRTGRQEDLVYSEIVRFNIDKRKAHDPSGEDQKDADVKPAEDVTYSAVAVGQQHSLREDTVYSQVVRKDWDIDDVWTV
- the LOC124027259 gene encoding uncharacterized protein LOC124027259 isoform X4, with product MEKCRLSAVLLLAHIGLSSVLEAQVSVEPQVTGYQGNDVTLRWRLEFAGASAGDSSITIKDVEMTDAGKYICLLTVFPSGSFERTTILTVLNQIPPPSSGEVVGIVTAALLVTAVVTATAYLIIARKRHKALFNPSVSIDASSLVVNADRTGRQEDLVYSEIVRFNIDKRKAHDPSGEDQKDADVKPAEDVTYSAVAVGQQHSLREDTVYSQVVRKDWDIDDVWTV
- the LOC124027259 gene encoding uncharacterized protein LOC124027259 isoform X3 produces the protein MEKCRLSAVLLLAHIGLSSVVLEAQVSVEPQVTGYQGNDVTLRWRLEFAGASAGDSSITIKDVEMTDAGKYICLLTVFPSGSFERTTILTVLNQIPPPSSGEVVGIVTAALLVTAVVTATAYLIIARKRHKALFNPSVSIDASSLVVNADRTGRQEDLVYSEIVRFNIDKRKAHDPSGEDQKDADVKPAEDVTYSAVAVGQQHSLREDTVYSQVVRKDWDIDDVWTV